A DNA window from Setaria viridis chromosome 2, Setaria_viridis_v4.0, whole genome shotgun sequence contains the following coding sequences:
- the LOC117844610 gene encoding probable mixed-linked glucan synthase 8 isoform X1, producing MAPPQAPANGGAGNGSVVVAGGTAASVLEVESNGAGGDINGVSDNDGGGAAPSVAANGNGKQGAERRRRSKKKKPAVSPKDRYWTPIDGKEAAAALEDGGEDGRRPLLFRTYRVKGILLHPYRLLTLLRLIAIVLFFIWRIRHPHADDMWLWWISMVGDLWFGVTWLLNQVAKLNPIKRVPDLALLKQQFDDLPDGNSNLPRLDVFINTVDPINEPMIYTMNSILSILAVDYPVDRTATYLSDDGGSIIHYEGLLETANFALLWVPFCRKHCIEPRAPESYFAVKSRPYTGNVPDEFVDDHRRMSREYDEFKVRLDALFTKIPERSDAYNAEAKEGAKATWMADGTQWPGTWFDPAENHKKGQHAGIVKVMLNHPGDEPQFGAPASAANPLDFSAVDVRLPMLVYISREKSPDYDHQKKAGAMNVQLRVSALLTNAPFIINFDGDHYVNNSLAFRAAMCFMLDRRDGDNTAFVQFPQRFDDVDPTDRYCNHNRVFFDATLLGLNGIQGPSYVGTGCMFRRIAVYGIDPPRWRSDDFKIVDNANKFGNSMSFINSIPSAANQEWSMTSPPADEESIKEELDNVMKCAYEEGTEFGKEIGWVYNIATEDVVTGFRLHRTGWRSMYCRIEPDAFRGTAPINLTERLYQILRWSGGSLEMFFSHCPLLAGRRLNFMQQVAYTNMTAYPISSVFLVFYLLFPVIWIFRGEFYIQKPFPTYVLYLVIVIVMTELIGMVEIKWAGLTLLDWIRNEQFYIIGATAVYPLATLHIVLKLVFRGKGVSFKLTAKQATSTVNEKYAEMYMVHWTPLLIPTIVVIAVNVGAIGAAIGKAIVGGWSLLQMADASLGLVFNAWILLLIYPFALGIMGRWSKRPYLLFIFFVIAFVVVAAVVVAIHAARTGSVRFHFSHSGGASFPTSWGF from the exons ATGGCTCCTCCTCAGGCGCCGGcgaacggcggcgccggcaacgGAAGCGTCGTCGTtgccggcggcacggcggcgtcggTGCTGGAGGTGGAGAGCAATGGTGCCGGCGGCGACATTAACGGGGTCAGCGacaacgacggcggcggggcggcgccgtcGGTGGCGGCGAACGGCAACGGCAAGCAGGGGgcggagaggaggcggaggagtaAGAAGAAGAAGCCAGCGGTCAGCCCGAAGGACAGGTACTGGACGCCGATCGACGGgaaggaggcagcggcggctctggaggacggcggcgaggatgggcgGCGGCCGCTGCTGTTCCGGACGTACAGGGTCAAGGGCATCCTCCTGCATCCCTACAG GTTACTCACCCTGCTCAGGTTGATTGCTATCGTCCTATTTTTCATATGGCGTATCAGGCACCCACACGCGGATGACATGTGGCTCTGGTGGATATCGATGGTTGGAGATTTGTGGTTTGGTGTTACTTGGTTGCTAAATCAAGTCGCAAAGCTCAACCCTATCAAGCGTGTCCCAGACCTTGCCCTCTTGAAACAACAGTTCGATGATCTCCCTGATGGCAACTCTAATCTCCCTAGACTTGATGTTTTCATCAACACTGTTGATCCAATAAATGAGCCTATGATATACACTATGAACTCTATCCTATCCATTCTTGCTGTAGACTACCCAGTTGATAGGACTGCTACATACCTCTCGGATGATGGTGGCTCAATAATCCACTATGAAGGCTTGCTTGAGACTGCAAATTTTGCTTTGCTGTGGGTTCCCTTTTGCAGAAAGCATTGCATTGAGCCAAGAGCTCCTGAGAGCTATTTTGCAGTAAAGTCACGCCCGTACACAGGAAATGTACCAGATGAGTTTGTTGATGATCATAGGCGCATGTCTAGGGAGTATGATGAGTTCAAGGTGCGTTTGGATGCACTTTTTACTAAAATCCCCGAACGCTCAGATGCATACAATGCAGAGGCCAAAGAAGGTGCAAAGGCAACCTGGATGGCAGATGGAACACAGTGGCCAGGAACATGGTTTGACCCTGCTGAGAACCACAAGAAAGGACAACATGCAGGAATTGTAAAG GTTATGTTGAACCACCCAGGCGATGAACCTCAATTTGGTGCTCCAGCAAGTGCTGCAAATCCTCTAGACTTCAGTGCTGTTGATGTGCGTCTCCCAATGCTCGTCTACATCTCCCGTGAGAAGAGCCCAGACTATGACCATCAAAAGAAAGCAGGGGCCATGAATGTACAGCTGCGGGTCTCTGCCCTTCTGACTAACGCACCCTTCATCATCAACTTTGATGGCGACCACTACGTCAACAACTCGCTGGCCTTCCGTGCTGCAATGTGCTTCATGCTCGATCGGCGTGATGGAGACAACACTGCTTTTGTTCAGTTCCCACAGCGCTTTGATGATGTCGACCCAACAGACAGGTATTGCAATCACAACCGTGTCTTCTTCGATGCCACCTTACTCGGTCTAAATGGCATCCAGGGACCTTCCTATGTTGGCACTGGTTGCATGTTCCGCCGAATTGCTGTCTATGGTATTGACCCACCTCGTTGGAGATCTGATGACTTCAAGATAGTGGACAATGCCAACAAGTTTGGCAACTCAATGTCCTTCATCAACTCCATACCATCAGCTGCAAACCAAGAATGGTCcatgacatcaccaccggcaGATGAGGAGTCAATCAAGGAAGAACTTGATAATGTCATGAAGTGTGCATATGAGGAAGGTACTGAATTTGGCAAGGAAATAGGCTGGGTGTACAACATTGCTACAGAGGATGTGGTGACCGGCTTCCGACTGCACCGGACAGGGTGGCGCTCTATGTACTGCCGTATAGAACCAGATGCTTTCCGTGGCACTGCGCCAATCAACCTCACTGAGCGCCTCTACCAGATTCTGCGCTGGTCAGGCGGTTCCCTTGAAATGTTCTTCTCACACTGCCCGCTCCTTGCTGGTCGTCGACTCAACTTCATGCAGCAAGTTGCCTACACCAACATGACAGCCTACCCAATCTCATCGGTCTTCCTTGTTTTCTATCTCCTCTTCCCAGTCATATGGATCTTCCGCGGCGAGTTCTACATACAGAAGCCATTCCCCACCTATGTGCTGTACCTTGTCATAGTGATAGTGATGACAGAGCTCATCGGTATGGTCGAAATCAAGTGGGCAGGCCTCACGTTGCTGGATTGGATTCGCAATGAGCAGTTCTACATCATTGGGGCAACAGCTGTGTACCCATTGGCAACGCTGCACATAGTGCTGAAGCTAGTCTTTCGTGGAAAGGGTGTCTCATTCAAGCTGACTGCGAAGCAGGCTACAAGCACCGTGAACGAGAAGTATGCTGAGATGTATATGGTGCATTGGACACCGCTGCTGATCCCCACAATAGTGGTGATAGCTGTAAATGTCGGTGCGATTGGGGCGGCGATTGGCAAGGCAATTGTTGGGGGATGGTCACTCCTGCAGATGGCGGATGCGTCCCTCGGCCTGGTGTTCAACGCATGGATCCTGCTGCTGATCTACCCCTTTGCACTTGGGATCATGGGACGGTGGAGCAAGAGGCCATATCTCCTGTTTATCTTCTTTGTGATTGCCTTTGTTGTAGTCGCAGCGGTGGTTGTTGCCATCCATGCTGCACGCACTGGTTCTGTTCGGTTCCACTTCAGTCATTCAGGTGGTGCTAGTTTCCCTACAAGCTGGGGTTTTTAG
- the LOC117844610 gene encoding probable mixed-linked glucan synthase 8 isoform X2 — MRTVQSELLTLLRLIAIVLFFIWRIRHPHADDMWLWWISMVGDLWFGVTWLLNQVAKLNPIKRVPDLALLKQQFDDLPDGNSNLPRLDVFINTVDPINEPMIYTMNSILSILAVDYPVDRTATYLSDDGGSIIHYEGLLETANFALLWVPFCRKHCIEPRAPESYFAVKSRPYTGNVPDEFVDDHRRMSREYDEFKVRLDALFTKIPERSDAYNAEAKEGAKATWMADGTQWPGTWFDPAENHKKGQHAGIVKVMLNHPGDEPQFGAPASAANPLDFSAVDVRLPMLVYISREKSPDYDHQKKAGAMNVQLRVSALLTNAPFIINFDGDHYVNNSLAFRAAMCFMLDRRDGDNTAFVQFPQRFDDVDPTDRYCNHNRVFFDATLLGLNGIQGPSYVGTGCMFRRIAVYGIDPPRWRSDDFKIVDNANKFGNSMSFINSIPSAANQEWSMTSPPADEESIKEELDNVMKCAYEEGTEFGKEIGWVYNIATEDVVTGFRLHRTGWRSMYCRIEPDAFRGTAPINLTERLYQILRWSGGSLEMFFSHCPLLAGRRLNFMQQVAYTNMTAYPISSVFLVFYLLFPVIWIFRGEFYIQKPFPTYVLYLVIVIVMTELIGMVEIKWAGLTLLDWIRNEQFYIIGATAVYPLATLHIVLKLVFRGKGVSFKLTAKQATSTVNEKYAEMYMVHWTPLLIPTIVVIAVNVGAIGAAIGKAIVGGWSLLQMADASLGLVFNAWILLLIYPFALGIMGRWSKRPYLLFIFFVIAFVVVAAVVVAIHAARTGSVRFHFSHSGGASFPTSWGF; from the exons ATGCGCACTGTGCAATCCGA GTTACTCACCCTGCTCAGGTTGATTGCTATCGTCCTATTTTTCATATGGCGTATCAGGCACCCACACGCGGATGACATGTGGCTCTGGTGGATATCGATGGTTGGAGATTTGTGGTTTGGTGTTACTTGGTTGCTAAATCAAGTCGCAAAGCTCAACCCTATCAAGCGTGTCCCAGACCTTGCCCTCTTGAAACAACAGTTCGATGATCTCCCTGATGGCAACTCTAATCTCCCTAGACTTGATGTTTTCATCAACACTGTTGATCCAATAAATGAGCCTATGATATACACTATGAACTCTATCCTATCCATTCTTGCTGTAGACTACCCAGTTGATAGGACTGCTACATACCTCTCGGATGATGGTGGCTCAATAATCCACTATGAAGGCTTGCTTGAGACTGCAAATTTTGCTTTGCTGTGGGTTCCCTTTTGCAGAAAGCATTGCATTGAGCCAAGAGCTCCTGAGAGCTATTTTGCAGTAAAGTCACGCCCGTACACAGGAAATGTACCAGATGAGTTTGTTGATGATCATAGGCGCATGTCTAGGGAGTATGATGAGTTCAAGGTGCGTTTGGATGCACTTTTTACTAAAATCCCCGAACGCTCAGATGCATACAATGCAGAGGCCAAAGAAGGTGCAAAGGCAACCTGGATGGCAGATGGAACACAGTGGCCAGGAACATGGTTTGACCCTGCTGAGAACCACAAGAAAGGACAACATGCAGGAATTGTAAAG GTTATGTTGAACCACCCAGGCGATGAACCTCAATTTGGTGCTCCAGCAAGTGCTGCAAATCCTCTAGACTTCAGTGCTGTTGATGTGCGTCTCCCAATGCTCGTCTACATCTCCCGTGAGAAGAGCCCAGACTATGACCATCAAAAGAAAGCAGGGGCCATGAATGTACAGCTGCGGGTCTCTGCCCTTCTGACTAACGCACCCTTCATCATCAACTTTGATGGCGACCACTACGTCAACAACTCGCTGGCCTTCCGTGCTGCAATGTGCTTCATGCTCGATCGGCGTGATGGAGACAACACTGCTTTTGTTCAGTTCCCACAGCGCTTTGATGATGTCGACCCAACAGACAGGTATTGCAATCACAACCGTGTCTTCTTCGATGCCACCTTACTCGGTCTAAATGGCATCCAGGGACCTTCCTATGTTGGCACTGGTTGCATGTTCCGCCGAATTGCTGTCTATGGTATTGACCCACCTCGTTGGAGATCTGATGACTTCAAGATAGTGGACAATGCCAACAAGTTTGGCAACTCAATGTCCTTCATCAACTCCATACCATCAGCTGCAAACCAAGAATGGTCcatgacatcaccaccggcaGATGAGGAGTCAATCAAGGAAGAACTTGATAATGTCATGAAGTGTGCATATGAGGAAGGTACTGAATTTGGCAAGGAAATAGGCTGGGTGTACAACATTGCTACAGAGGATGTGGTGACCGGCTTCCGACTGCACCGGACAGGGTGGCGCTCTATGTACTGCCGTATAGAACCAGATGCTTTCCGTGGCACTGCGCCAATCAACCTCACTGAGCGCCTCTACCAGATTCTGCGCTGGTCAGGCGGTTCCCTTGAAATGTTCTTCTCACACTGCCCGCTCCTTGCTGGTCGTCGACTCAACTTCATGCAGCAAGTTGCCTACACCAACATGACAGCCTACCCAATCTCATCGGTCTTCCTTGTTTTCTATCTCCTCTTCCCAGTCATATGGATCTTCCGCGGCGAGTTCTACATACAGAAGCCATTCCCCACCTATGTGCTGTACCTTGTCATAGTGATAGTGATGACAGAGCTCATCGGTATGGTCGAAATCAAGTGGGCAGGCCTCACGTTGCTGGATTGGATTCGCAATGAGCAGTTCTACATCATTGGGGCAACAGCTGTGTACCCATTGGCAACGCTGCACATAGTGCTGAAGCTAGTCTTTCGTGGAAAGGGTGTCTCATTCAAGCTGACTGCGAAGCAGGCTACAAGCACCGTGAACGAGAAGTATGCTGAGATGTATATGGTGCATTGGACACCGCTGCTGATCCCCACAATAGTGGTGATAGCTGTAAATGTCGGTGCGATTGGGGCGGCGATTGGCAAGGCAATTGTTGGGGGATGGTCACTCCTGCAGATGGCGGATGCGTCCCTCGGCCTGGTGTTCAACGCATGGATCCTGCTGCTGATCTACCCCTTTGCACTTGGGATCATGGGACGGTGGAGCAAGAGGCCATATCTCCTGTTTATCTTCTTTGTGATTGCCTTTGTTGTAGTCGCAGCGGTGGTTGTTGCCATCCATGCTGCACGCACTGGTTCTGTTCGGTTCCACTTCAGTCATTCAGGTGGTGCTAGTTTCCCTACAAGCTGGGGTTTTTAG